A single region of the Cyanobacteria bacterium FACHB-DQ100 genome encodes:
- a CDS encoding cation transporter — MHAPHSLNCACPVHDPQTKQRQLLSALIVVGSFAGVEGAIGVSSHSLALVAEAGHLVSDCFALVLALLATRMAQAPMQWGWIGENTVTIKPSRSPETWAALLNGVGLIVVSLWIMWEAIARFQTTSPEISSLPMLITAIVGLAVNGINIAILHQGSDHDLNLRAAFLHVVADALGAIGVIVAALSVAVFHWMWADGAISLAIAGLILVSTIPLIRQSIQELRRSL; from the coding sequence ATGCACGCTCCTCATTCTCTCAATTGTGCCTGTCCTGTCCACGATCCCCAAACCAAGCAACGTCAGCTTTTATCTGCGCTGATTGTGGTAGGCAGCTTTGCCGGAGTTGAAGGCGCGATCGGCGTATCGAGTCACAGTCTCGCGCTGGTGGCGGAGGCAGGACATTTAGTGTCTGATTGTTTTGCGCTGGTGTTGGCATTATTAGCGACGCGGATGGCTCAGGCTCCGATGCAGTGGGGCTGGATCGGCGAGAATACCGTTACCATCAAACCGAGTCGCTCGCCGGAAACTTGGGCAGCTTTGCTAAACGGAGTTGGACTGATCGTAGTGTCGCTGTGGATTATGTGGGAAGCGATCGCCCGGTTTCAAACAACATCACCTGAGATCTCTAGCTTACCGATGCTAATTACTGCGATCGTTGGTTTAGCGGTGAATGGTATTAATATTGCAATCTTGCATCAAGGCAGCGATCACGATTTGAACTTACGTGCGGCATTTTTGCACGTTGTCGCGGACGCGTTAGGAGCGATTGGGGTGATTGTTGCAGCGCTCTCCGTTGCTGTTTTTCATTGGATGTGGGCAGATGGCGCGATTAGCTTAGCGATCGCCGGATTAATCTTAGTGTCAACGATTCCCCTAATTCGTCAGAGTATTCAAGAACTACGACGCTCGCTATGA
- a CDS encoding GNAT family N-acetyltransferase has protein sequence MQANSLVIKVALFERDYSDIVAIRTRVFQEEQGVDAALEFDGRDQAATHFLAYWGERAIATARIRFLDAKTAKLERLAVLATFRNQGIGRKTVETALEFLADKNISDLRIHAQTSVVAFYQQLGFVTEGEEFEEAGIPHIKMNYKFP, from the coding sequence ATGCAAGCCAATTCTCTCGTCATTAAAGTCGCATTGTTTGAGCGCGATTACAGCGATATCGTCGCGATTCGGACACGGGTTTTTCAGGAGGAACAAGGAGTCGATGCAGCGCTGGAATTTGATGGGCGGGATCAAGCCGCGACGCATTTTCTAGCGTATTGGGGAGAAAGAGCGATCGCGACGGCGCGGATTCGATTTCTAGATGCAAAGACTGCAAAATTGGAGCGGCTTGCAGTTTTAGCGACCTTCAGAAATCAGGGAATTGGTAGAAAAACTGTAGAAACTGCTCTAGAATTTTTGGCTGATAAAAACATCTCTGATTTACGCATTCATGCTCAAACCTCGGTCGTTGCGTTCTATCAGCAATTAGGATTTGTTACGGAAGGTGAGGAGTTTGAAGAAGCGGGGATTCCGCATATCAAAATGAACTACAAATTTCCGTGA
- a CDS encoding DUF924 domain-containing protein, which produces MTAVEVLSFWFGDKLEMRKEWFTKNPIFDAEVRSRFLPLYEQAASNQLDDWSSSPESCLALIIVLDQFPRNLFRDTPRSFATDTKALEIAKDAIDQQFDQQVAPVQRFFFYLPLEHSENLDDQNESVRLFEQFKGNPELEEIYDYALRHRAVIEQFGRFPHRNQILGRSSTPEEIEFLKQPGSSF; this is translated from the coding sequence ATGACTGCTGTTGAAGTTTTATCGTTCTGGTTCGGGGACAAGCTAGAAATGCGGAAGGAATGGTTTACCAAAAATCCAATTTTTGATGCAGAGGTACGATCGCGCTTTCTCCCCCTTTACGAGCAAGCCGCATCGAATCAGCTTGACGACTGGAGCAGTTCTCCCGAAAGCTGTTTAGCGTTGATCATTGTGTTAGATCAATTTCCGCGCAATCTGTTTCGGGACACACCTCGATCGTTTGCGACAGATACTAAAGCATTAGAAATTGCGAAAGATGCGATCGATCAGCAGTTTGATCAGCAAGTTGCCCCAGTCCAGCGATTCTTCTTCTATTTGCCGCTCGAACACAGTGAAAATCTCGACGATCAAAACGAATCAGTCCGTTTATTTGAGCAATTTAAAGGCAATCCTGAGTTAGAAGAAATTTACGATTACGCTTTGCGCCATCGAGCGGTAATCGAGCAGTTTGGGCGGTTTCCTCACCGCAATCAAATTCTGGGTCGTTCTTCTACGCCAGAAGAAATCGAGTTCCTGAAACAGCCCGGATCGTCGTTCTGA
- a CDS encoding Uma2 family endonuclease, protein MNIAKTKKLTFQEYLDFCETSQERYELVRGELQLMTPPVWLHYRIAKFLERAFDDEITRRQLPWEAHRDPGQQTEENTSRLPDVAIVPIEAVEESIDRPAILTTAAIVIVEVVSDSTALQDYREKVTEYQNKGIREYWIVDPDPFGAAKYIGSPKRPTVSVYSLVDGVYQVKRFQGSNCVISLTFPHLQLTAEQILNAGR, encoded by the coding sequence ATGAACATCGCAAAGACGAAGAAACTGACTTTTCAGGAATATTTGGACTTCTGTGAAACAAGTCAAGAGCGCTACGAATTAGTCCGGGGAGAATTACAGCTAATGACTCCGCCTGTTTGGTTACATTATCGAATTGCTAAATTTCTAGAACGCGCATTCGACGATGAGATTACTCGGCGACAGCTCCCCTGGGAAGCACATCGCGATCCTGGACAGCAAACAGAAGAAAACACCTCTCGCCTTCCAGATGTCGCGATCGTGCCAATCGAAGCAGTTGAAGAATCTATTGATCGACCTGCTATCTTAACGACTGCTGCCATTGTAATCGTGGAGGTTGTGAGCGATAGCACTGCGCTGCAAGACTACCGCGAGAAGGTGACAGAATACCAAAACAAAGGAATTCGAGAATATTGGATTGTTGATCCTGATCCGTTTGGAGCAGCAAAGTATATTGGTTCTCCGAAACGTCCGACCGTTAGCGTGTACTCGTTGGTGGATGGAGTCTATCAAGTCAAGCGATTTCAGGGGAGCAATTGCGTCATTTCTCTCACATTTCCACACTTGCAACTTACCGCAGAACAAATTCTCAACGCTGGGCGATGA
- a CDS encoding photosystem II biogenesis protein Psp29, with protein MNSVRTVSDTKRSFYNLHTRPVNSIFRRVVEELMVEMHLLAVNTDFRYDPFYALGVVTTFDRFMQGYRPEADKESIFSSLCRALESDPQQYRNDAQHLLSAASQNPWENLVIPDKAGEFREVLAAIASNPKFKYSRLFAVGLYTVLETASPDSVKDTAKLTEALKQVGQALNVSQDKMQKDLELYRSNLEKMTQIQAVIADALAADRKKREERAQAKTVEPSKDEATTES; from the coding sequence GTGAATAGTGTTCGTACCGTTTCTGATACCAAGCGATCGTTTTACAATCTGCACACCCGTCCGGTGAATTCGATTTTCCGGCGAGTGGTGGAAGAACTGATGGTCGAAATGCACCTGCTTGCCGTCAACACGGACTTCCGCTACGACCCCTTCTATGCGCTGGGTGTGGTGACGACGTTCGATCGCTTTATGCAGGGATATCGCCCTGAAGCCGACAAAGAATCGATTTTCAGCTCGCTCTGTCGCGCCCTCGAATCCGATCCGCAACAGTATCGCAACGATGCCCAGCACCTACTTTCTGCCGCATCGCAAAATCCTTGGGAGAACCTTGTAATTCCCGACAAGGCGGGTGAGTTTCGCGAGGTGCTAGCCGCGATCGCATCAAATCCGAAGTTCAAATACAGCCGTTTATTTGCGGTTGGTTTGTACACGGTTCTCGAAACGGCTAGCCCCGATTCGGTCAAGGATACTGCCAAACTAACTGAAGCCTTAAAACAAGTCGGTCAAGCCTTGAACGTGTCGCAAGACAAGATGCAAAAAGATTTGGAACTGTACCGCAGCAATCTGGAGAAAATGACGCAGATTCAAGCGGTGATTGCAGATGCGCTGGCTGCCGATCGCAAGAAACGCGAGGAACGCGCCCAAGCAAAAACTGTCGAACCCTCGAAAGACGAGGCAACTACTGAGTCTTAA
- a CDS encoding phospholipid carrier-dependent glycosyltransferase has protein sequence MAKQQEQKWVKGFWVVAIAWAIGAAIDRIWFAVDRSIPAWDQAEYLTGAMNFWRAFQQPDWFSQAWWTSVWLLSSKMPPLVYLTTAPFIHSFGSGQDRSTLVNLLYSAILLASVYGLAVRLFSVQVAVWSLALCLILPGLYVVRLDYLIDFPLVAIVTLTFFCLTLWATETITPKSHHLSASSDQAASVPITQSFAIVQSFSFPKIQSLRSWFYAVAFGISLGLAFLTKQPALFFLFTPIVWLSILAIRKKAWQRLLQLVSGLIIAALVCLPWYRTNWLIILTAGKRATVDSAIAEGDPPLTSLEAWIYYFKALPALVSVPLFVVGLVGLLLYWKRSVIQEQWEWIDGRWLKIADYGGLGRRGYRREIHHAWLQSVRWLLIFLIGAYILCSANVNKDDRYIAPLLPVLAILLAQGLLLFPDRLRIFRWGAIVLSTIFMIANLLPMQYSPRFLQTAHARHAVLSSNWHQADVVNEVISAEPYLQSTIGVLPSLPELNQHNLNYAGILRNYQVYGRQVGADRKQVEPDARSLSWYVTKTGDAGSIRRPEAYAAVSRAITNSPDFLLHKSWELPDNSKLELYRRSIAPVRVAPSPQPAEQIKLEQIRIPNQAAPGKPMPITYRWSGSWKQLRSGSVLLTWTRIADDTTKKPRERWFHDHAIGLGTLHSPANSDNAAFQVTESIAALPPPNAEGVYTLTVAYLNRETQATYAIDSPDVRLTIAPTATIESPEVDAMTQLRALAATMPQGIKALDRIFAKVGQLNQYDPNQDYVTQARQILEYRLQQEPNNLEFAYGLALANVLKRRVQPAIDAFERVTQLDARNPIAYAYLAFVNLYDFRPHAAQKAINSAIALDPKLKELPTLNAVAGLMQGNLVQAWQEYQRSR, from the coding sequence ATTGCAAAGCAGCAAGAGCAAAAGTGGGTAAAAGGCTTCTGGGTCGTGGCAATCGCTTGGGCGATTGGGGCCGCGATCGATCGCATTTGGTTTGCCGTTGATCGATCGATTCCTGCCTGGGATCAAGCCGAATATCTAACGGGCGCAATGAACTTTTGGCGGGCTTTTCAGCAGCCGGATTGGTTTTCTCAGGCTTGGTGGACAAGCGTTTGGTTGCTTTCTTCTAAAATGCCACCACTTGTGTATTTAACTACTGCACCATTTATTCATTCATTCGGTTCTGGACAAGATCGATCGACGCTCGTTAATTTGCTATACAGTGCAATTCTACTTGCATCAGTTTATGGATTAGCGGTTCGATTATTCAGTGTTCAAGTTGCGGTCTGGTCGTTGGCATTGTGTCTAATATTGCCTGGATTATATGTAGTTCGGTTAGATTATTTGATCGATTTTCCACTGGTCGCGATCGTTACGCTGACGTTTTTTTGTCTCACACTCTGGGCAACAGAAACAATCACACCTAAATCTCATCATTTGTCGGCGAGCAGTGATCAAGCTGCTTCTGTACCCATTACGCAATCGTTTGCGATCGTACAATCTTTTTCATTTCCAAAGATTCAATCCTTACGATCGTGGTTCTATGCGGTTGCATTTGGAATTTCATTAGGACTTGCGTTTCTGACAAAACAACCTGCACTCTTTTTTCTGTTTACACCGATCGTTTGGCTTAGCATTCTCGCAATCAGAAAAAAAGCATGGCAGCGATTGCTGCAATTAGTCTCAGGTCTCATCATTGCGGCTCTAGTCTGTTTGCCCTGGTATCGAACGAATTGGCTGATTATTCTTACGGCAGGAAAACGCGCAACTGTCGATAGCGCGATCGCAGAAGGCGATCCACCGTTGACCAGTCTGGAGGCTTGGATTTATTACTTCAAGGCTCTACCCGCTTTAGTTTCTGTACCGCTATTCGTCGTGGGCTTGGTGGGATTGTTGCTGTACTGGAAGCGATCGGTGATTCAAGAACAGTGGGAATGGATCGACGGGCGATGGCTGAAAATCGCGGATTATGGTGGTCTGGGCAGACGGGGATACCGCCGCGAGATTCATCACGCTTGGTTGCAGTCGGTTCGCTGGTTATTGATCTTTTTGATTGGCGCGTACATTCTTTGTTCTGCAAATGTGAACAAAGACGATCGCTATATCGCACCCTTGCTACCTGTGTTGGCGATTTTACTCGCACAAGGATTGCTGTTATTTCCCGATCGCTTACGCATTTTTCGCTGGGGCGCGATCGTGCTGTCAACCATTTTTATGATCGCGAATCTATTACCGATGCAATACAGTCCTCGATTTCTGCAAACGGCTCACGCTCGTCATGCAGTGCTTTCGAGTAATTGGCATCAAGCGGATGTCGTGAATGAAGTGATTAGTGCAGAACCATATTTGCAAAGTACGATCGGGGTTTTGCCGTCGCTCCCAGAATTGAATCAGCACAATCTGAATTACGCTGGCATCTTAAGAAATTATCAAGTGTATGGGCGGCAGGTCGGAGCCGATCGAAAGCAGGTTGAACCGGATGCGCGATCGCTCTCCTGGTATGTGACAAAAACAGGCGATGCCGGATCAATTCGTCGTCCAGAAGCTTACGCTGCGGTCAGCCGAGCGATTACCAATAGTCCAGATTTCCTGCTGCACAAGTCCTGGGAACTGCCCGACAACAGCAAACTCGAATTGTATCGTCGCTCGATCGCACCCGTGCGCGTCGCACCCTCTCCTCAACCCGCCGAGCAAATCAAACTCGAACAAATTCGCATTCCCAACCAAGCCGCCCCCGGAAAGCCGATGCCGATTACCTACCGTTGGTCAGGTTCTTGGAAGCAGTTACGCTCTGGCTCTGTGTTGCTGACTTGGACGCGAATTGCAGACGATACCACTAAAAAGCCTAGAGAGCGATGGTTTCACGATCACGCGATCGGGCTCGGTACGCTCCATTCTCCCGCAAACTCTGATAACGCTGCTTTCCAAGTCACCGAGAGCATTGCGGCCTTACCGCCCCCGAATGCTGAAGGCGTTTATACATTGACGGTTGCCTATCTCAATCGCGAGACCCAAGCGACTTACGCGATCGACAGTCCTGATGTGCGCTTAACCATCGCTCCAACCGCTACGATCGAATCGCCCGAAGTGGATGCCATGACTCAACTCCGCGCCCTCGCTGCGACCATGCCACAGGGAATTAAGGCGCTCGATCGTATCTTTGCAAAAGTTGGACAACTGAATCAATACGATCCGAATCAAGATTACGTTACACAAGCGAGACAGATTCTAGAATACCGACTACAACAGGAACCGAATAATCTAGAGTTCGCTTATGGATTAGCTTTAGCGAATGTTTTGAAACGGCGGGTACAACCCGCGATCGACGCTTTTGAGCGTGTGACTCAACTCGATGCCAGAAATCCGATCGCTTACGCTTATCTTGCTTTTGTCAATTTGTATGATTTTCGTCCTCATGCAGCACAAAAGGCAATTAATTCTGCGATCGCGCTTGATCCGAAACTCAAAGAACTGCCTACGTTGAATGCTGTTGCTGGATTGATGCAGGGAAATTTGGTACAGGCTTGGCAGGAATATCAGCGATCGCGCTAA
- a CDS encoding alpha/beta hydrolase yields the protein MNIAADTIPTLEQINQTKSAIDAYIQSLNQNPDGRDGALPYYLFHEPGRSIRGTVMIFHGFSAKPHQMWRLADYLFRNGFNVYQPSIAGHPLINPAKNWCQVDLKPEYAEPIKEKVQKDPVLQAYIKNFTNNPGATRPGFMQQMGLMARLVMIEPQLLDIIKALELPDDPDFDRYFISSHLRYLTEAQARLNELAAMPGDIFTVGLSVGGAAALGLAASRPDRVRRVVAYAPLLKIYGEERRRYVNLAGPLDISESGWDANLRFPVGCLTAADRFGSSMVLSDKSVRSLSNIPTFLVLTENEDAADIETNQDFYQRIGGEGEGHRFFLYPKEDLVPHPMVDPTEVSQNMSNRFWQSLYQETFRFLTAGRVNTTNLHSIEQDPNLPIVPPV from the coding sequence ATGAACATTGCCGCTGACACGATTCCCACGCTTGAGCAAATCAATCAAACGAAATCTGCGATCGATGCCTATATTCAATCTCTCAATCAGAATCCTGATGGTAGAGACGGTGCACTGCCGTATTACTTATTTCACGAACCGGGTCGATCGATTCGCGGCACGGTAATGATTTTTCACGGATTCAGCGCCAAACCGCATCAAATGTGGCGATTGGCAGATTATCTCTTTCGCAATGGGTTCAACGTTTATCAACCCTCGATCGCAGGACATCCGCTCATCAATCCAGCCAAAAACTGGTGTCAGGTCGATCTCAAGCCCGAATATGCAGAACCGATTAAAGAAAAGGTGCAAAAAGATCCGGTGCTGCAAGCGTATATCAAAAACTTCACGAATAATCCAGGAGCTACCCGTCCCGGATTTATGCAACAGATGGGATTGATGGCGCGATTAGTCATGATTGAGCCGCAACTGCTCGATATTATCAAAGCGCTAGAATTGCCCGATGATCCAGATTTCGATCGCTATTTCATTTCTTCGCATTTACGCTATCTCACCGAAGCGCAAGCAAGATTAAACGAACTTGCGGCAATGCCGGGAGATATTTTCACGGTGGGCTTGTCGGTTGGCGGTGCGGCTGCCTTGGGATTAGCGGCATCGCGTCCCGATCGCGTCCGGAGAGTGGTTGCTTATGCGCCCTTGCTGAAGATCTACGGGGAAGAACGGCGGCGCTATGTGAACTTAGCAGGCCCGTTGGACATTAGCGAATCGGGTTGGGATGCGAATTTGAGATTTCCGGTTGGATGTCTGACGGCTGCCGATCGCTTTGGGAGCAGCATGGTTTTGAGTGACAAATCGGTGCGATCGCTCTCAAACATTCCCACGTTCTTAGTCTTGACTGAGAACGAAGATGCAGCCGATATCGAAACGAATCAAGACTTTTACCAGCGCATCGGTGGAGAAGGCGAAGGACATCGATTTTTCCTGTATCCCAAAGAAGATCTCGTGCCGCATCCGATGGTTGATCCAACTGAAGTCAGCCAAAATATGAGTAATCGATTCTGGCAGAGCCTGTATCAGGAGACGTTCCGCTTTTTGACTGCTGGACGAGTAAACACGACTAACTTGCATAGCATTGAGCAAGATCCAAATTTACCGATCGTGCCTCCTGTTTAA
- a CDS encoding type II toxin-antitoxin system Phd/YefM family antitoxin, translating to MTITTNELPEALQAILLELQLELQRTNTPLTVIHEGKPIAIITPAQSHKPRPAAGCMKGRGEILGDIVSPIEQPWEVLQ from the coding sequence ATGACGATTACGACGAATGAGCTTCCTGAAGCTCTGCAAGCAATACTGTTAGAACTTCAACTAGAACTTCAACGAACCAATACACCCCTCACTGTAATTCATGAGGGCAAACCTATTGCGATCATCACTCCAGCGCAATCTCATAAGCCCCGTCCTGCTGCTGGATGTATGAAAGGTCGTGGTGAAATTTTAGGTGATATCGTTTCTCCCATTGAGCAGCCTTGGGAAGTGCTGCAATAA
- the cynS gene encoding cyanase, which produces MTIPEITQKLLAAKKEKGLSFADLEAMLGRDEVWIASLFYRQATASEDEASKLLHALGLSQDLASELTQSSVKGLGPVVPTDPLIYRFYEIMQVYGMPIKEVIHEKFGDGIMSAIDFTLDIEKIEDPKGDRVLLTMNGKFLPYKKW; this is translated from the coding sequence ATGACTATCCCAGAAATCACACAAAAACTCCTAGCCGCAAAAAAGGAAAAGGGGTTGAGCTTCGCCGATCTAGAAGCCATGCTCGGACGCGACGAAGTTTGGATTGCGTCCCTGTTTTACCGCCAAGCGACGGCTTCTGAAGATGAAGCCTCAAAGCTATTACACGCTTTGGGATTGAGTCAGGATCTTGCTTCAGAACTCACTCAATCGTCTGTGAAAGGTTTAGGCCCTGTTGTTCCGACTGACCCGTTGATTTATCGCTTTTACGAGATCATGCAGGTCTACGGAATGCCGATCAAAGAAGTCATTCATGAAAAATTCGGGGATGGCATCATGAGCGCGATCGATTTCACCCTCGACATCGAGAAAATCGAAGATCCGAAGGGCGATCGCGTCCTTTTGACCATGAATGGTAAATTCCTGCCCTATAAGAAGTGGTAG
- a CDS encoding VWA domain-containing protein: MQVGLKCALSDAHLDAAQSSSQRQLSIAIEALPSSSGRTVPLNLCLVLDQSGSMEGRSLSTVKQAAERLIDRLSPGDRLSIVTFNHKAKVLLPNQIVDDPNRLKAALNRLEAAGGTAIDEGIRLGIEETAKGKREAISQLFVLTDGENEHGDNDRCLKLAQVATNQGLSINSLGFGDSWNQDVLEKIADAGGGALSYIQEPEQAVTEFGRLFDRIQSIGLTNAFLHLTLAPGTRLAELKPIAQVAPETIELLVQQEGNLAIVRLGDLMTNAPRVILANLYVNQLPEGKNTIAAVQIRYDDPAARQTGFASETFPVEIASQAQYQPKLDPEVQQNILTLAKYRQTQIAETKLQQGDRQGAVTMLQTAAKTALQLGDRNAATVLQNNATQLNAGGELSEADRKKTRLVSKTILRVADSE; this comes from the coding sequence ATGCAAGTCGGTTTAAAGTGTGCGCTGAGTGATGCTCATCTAGACGCTGCTCAATCAAGTAGCCAACGACAACTTTCGATCGCAATTGAAGCGCTCCCCAGTTCCTCCGGTCGCACAGTGCCGCTTAATCTCTGTCTAGTACTCGATCAAAGCGGTTCGATGGAAGGACGATCGCTCTCAACCGTCAAGCAAGCCGCAGAACGATTAATCGATCGCTTGTCACCAGGAGATCGGCTGTCGATCGTCACGTTCAACCACAAAGCCAAAGTTCTCCTGCCAAATCAAATCGTCGATGATCCAAACCGTCTTAAAGCAGCATTAAATCGCCTCGAAGCCGCAGGCGGAACAGCGATCGACGAGGGCATTCGATTGGGCATCGAAGAAACTGCTAAAGGTAAAAGAGAAGCCATTTCGCAACTGTTTGTCCTCACCGATGGCGAAAACGAGCATGGCGATAACGATCGCTGCCTCAAGCTGGCTCAAGTTGCCACCAATCAGGGTTTATCGATCAATTCCCTTGGATTTGGCGACTCTTGGAATCAAGATGTTTTAGAAAAGATTGCCGATGCGGGTGGTGGAGCGCTCTCGTACATTCAGGAACCTGAACAAGCGGTAACAGAATTCGGACGACTGTTTGATCGCATTCAATCAATCGGACTTACCAATGCGTTTCTGCACCTCACGCTGGCTCCTGGAACTCGGCTTGCAGAACTTAAACCGATCGCTCAAGTTGCTCCCGAAACGATCGAACTTTTGGTACAGCAAGAAGGAAATTTGGCGATCGTCCGATTAGGCGACTTGATGACCAATGCGCCCCGTGTAATTCTGGCAAATCTTTATGTCAATCAGTTACCCGAAGGGAAAAACACGATCGCCGCAGTTCAGATTAGATACGATGATCCCGCAGCAAGACAGACCGGATTCGCGTCCGAAACCTTCCCCGTCGAAATCGCTTCGCAAGCACAATATCAACCCAAACTTGATCCAGAAGTTCAGCAGAATATCTTGACACTTGCGAAATACCGCCAAACCCAAATCGCCGAAACGAAATTACAGCAGGGCGATCGTCAAGGTGCTGTCACAATGCTGCAAACGGCGGCAAAAACCGCGCTTCAACTGGGCGATCGCAATGCCGCAACCGTTTTGCAAAATAACGCAACTCAGTTAAATGCAGGCGGAGAACTATCGGAAGCCGATCGCAAAAAAACGCGATTAGTCTCGAAAACTATCTTGCGGGTGGCAGATTCTGAGTAG
- a CDS encoding YgiT-type zinc finger protein, giving the protein MRRQHWLNDSLYIVENVDAEVCPDCGERYFHATVLDKIDRLLTAEHIRSSSSPQGA; this is encoded by the coding sequence GTGAGACGACAACATTGGCTAAACGACAGCCTCTACATTGTTGAAAATGTTGATGCTGAAGTTTGTCCAGACTGTGGAGAGCGCTATTTTCATGCCACCGTTTTAGACAAAATCGATCGACTACTCACCGCAGAACATATCCGGTCAAGCAGCTCTCCGCAAGGAGCATGA
- a CDS encoding allophycocyanin: MSVVSQVILQADDELRYPTRGELNGIREFFQTGEQRTRIASVLSESEKKIVEQASKQLWKKRPDFISPGGNAYGNRERALCLRDYGWYLRLVTYGILCGSTDPIEKIGVIGAREMYNALGVPVPGMAEAIRCLKEASLGLLSEADATEAAPYFDFIIQAMS; this comes from the coding sequence ATGAGCGTAGTTAGCCAAGTTATCCTACAAGCCGACGACGAGCTTCGTTACCCAACGAGAGGCGAACTCAACGGGATAAGAGAGTTTTTTCAAACCGGAGAACAGCGCACTCGGATCGCGAGTGTTTTGTCTGAGAGCGAAAAGAAAATCGTAGAACAAGCCAGCAAGCAATTGTGGAAAAAACGCCCCGATTTCATTTCTCCGGGCGGTAACGCTTACGGAAACCGGGAACGGGCGCTGTGTTTACGCGATTACGGCTGGTATTTACGCCTAGTGACTTATGGCATCCTCTGCGGTAGCACTGACCCGATCGAGAAAATTGGCGTGATCGGTGCGCGGGAAATGTACAACGCGCTCGGTGTTCCAGTTCCGGGAATGGCAGAGGCAATTCGTTGTCTCAAAGAAGCTTCTCTGGGTCTCCTGAGTGAAGCTGATGCAACAGAAGCGGCTCCCTATTTCGATTTCATTATTCAAGCGATGTCATAA